The following proteins are co-located in the Telopea speciosissima isolate NSW1024214 ecotype Mountain lineage chromosome 9, Tspe_v1, whole genome shotgun sequence genome:
- the LOC122640052 gene encoding E3 ubiquitin-protein ligase WAVH1-like — translation MASTWNKLKKTLTLPHSSQSSSISLEVARSSDISEKDFRASTTMPSSSSSSGLRISRTSSYSNRSSKKTCAICLGSMKPGQGKAIFTAECSHAFHFNCIASSVKHGNQLCPICRSKWNDIPFQAPTSVIDPQLNDIGQANIAPLDSPLDEFHASLHRHLPHQPSHHAEPHHFSDDEPLFGTTFQDSTSPSSLSAHPVATVRAFPEFPAVPAADNRPEFAVLVGVKAPALPDNTHSRHAPIDLVTVLDVSGSMAGTKLTLLKRAVHFVIRNLGSADRLAIIAFSSTARRIFPLRRMSDAGRDHAMMAINSLQSTGGTNIVEGLRKGVRVLEERREKNPVASIILLSDGKDTYNVGNHNHRRSSHNQASPNSRRVSDYLSLLPSSICPNNSASREEGRIAPFQVHTFGFGSDHDAAAMHAISDASGGMFSFIQTASIIQDAFARCIGGLLSVFAQELQLRVRAVSPGVTIGSIPAGKYSSEILNQGQLGVVEVGDLYADEEKDFLVQVSVPVFSAEERGETTSLLCVECSYKVPLSQEVVQAESKIVVIRRPGVLLSEDNRMSLEVDRQRNRLWVAEGIAEAQGMAEEGNLEGAQSILAARRSALLASASAQAGDGLCNWLEAELKEIRDRMVSQELYEETGRAYVLSGLSSHSWQRATTRGDSTTHTMVFNRDGDNQNMSGAMGYETPSMVSMVTRSQTINIRTGGSSERVHLLNRACSLVPHR, via the coding sequence AAAACATGTGCTATATGCTTAGGGAGCATGAAACCTGGGCAAGGGAAAGCCATCTTCACAGCTGAGTGCTCCCACGCTTTCCACTTCAATTGTATTGCCTCAAGTGTGAAGCATGGAAACCAACTCTGCCCCATTTGCCGCTCCAAGTGGAATGACATCCCTTTCCAAGCCCCCACTTCTGTCATTGATCCTCAATTGAATGATATTGGACAGGCCAATATTGCTCCTTTGGATTCCCCACTGGATGAATTTCATGCTTCACTACATCGTCACCTTCCACATCAACCCTCACATCATGCTGAACCCCATCATTTCTCAGATGATGAACCTCTATTCGGTACCACCTTCCAAGACTCAACCTCTCCCTCCTCACTCTCAGCTCACCCAGTTGCAACTGTCAGGGCCTTTCCTGAGTTCCCTGCTGTGCCAGCTGCAGACAACCGTCCTGAATTTGCTGTCCTTGTTGGTGTAAAGGCCCCAGCCCTCCCTGATAACACCCACTCCCGCCATGCACCTATTGATCTTGTAACGGTGCTTGATGTCAGTGGAAGCATGGCAGGTACAAAGCTCACACTCCTCAAGCGTGCGGTCCACTTTGTTATACGAAACCTTGGATCTGCAGACCGCCTTGCTATAATTGCTTTCTCATCAACTGCTAGACGGATATTTCCACTTCGCCGGATGTCTGATGCAGGTCGTGATCATGCTATGATGGCAATAAATTCCCTTCAGTCAACTGGTGGGACCAACATAGTAGAAGGGCTCAGGAAAGGAGTACGGGTTCTTGAGGAACGACGTGAGAAGAACCCAGTTGCAAGCATCATTCTTCTTTCTGATGGTAAAGATACCTACAATGTTGGCAATCACAACCATCGTAGGAGCTCACATAATCAGGCTTCTCCAAATTCAAGACGGGTTTCGGATTATCTAAGCCTCTTGCCATCTTCTATCTGTCCTAATAATAGTGCTTCCAGAGAAGAAGGTCGTATAGCACCTTTCCAAGTTCACACTTTTGGCTTTGGTTCAGATCATGATGCTGCTGCCATGCATGCCATTTCAGATGCATCAGGTGGCATGTTCTCCTTCATACAGACTGCTAGCATCATACAAGATGCCTTCGCCAGATGCATTGGTGGCCTTCTCAGTGTTTTTGCTCAGGAACTGCAGCTCAGGGTGAGAGCTGTCTCTCCTGGTGTGACTATTGGGTCAATCCCTGCAGGAAAATACTCCAGTGAAATCTTAAACCAAGGCCAGTTGGGTGTAGTTGAAGTTGGAGATTTGTATGCTGATGAAGAGAAAGATTTCCTAGTCCAAGTCTCAGTCCCAGTTTTCTCAGCTGAAGAACGTGGAGAAACCACATCATTGTTGTGTGTGGAGTGCTCTTACAAGGTCCCACTATCACAGGAAGTTGTCCAGGCAGAGAGCAAGATAGTGGTCATACGTCGGCCTGGGGTTCTGTTATCAGAGGATAACAGAATGAGCTTAGAGGTTGACCGGCAGCGGAATCGTTTGTGGGTGGCAGAAGGTATTGCAGAGGCTCAGGGCATGGCTGAGGAGGGAAATCTTGAGGGGGCACAATCCATTCTTGCTGCTCGAAGATCAGCCCTGTTAGCTTCGGCATCAGCTCAAGCAGGGGATGGTTTGTGCAACTGGCTTGAAGCTGAACTTAAGGAGATTAGGGATAGGATGGTGAGCCAGGAGCTCTATGAAGAGACAGGGAGAGCTTATGTGCTTTCAGGCTTGAGCTCGCACTCGTGGCAGAGGGCTACAACTAGGGGGGATTCAACCACACATACTATGGTGTTCAACAGAGATGGTGACAACCAGAATATGAGTGGGGCAATGGGGTACGAGACACCTTCGATGGTGAGCATGGTGACAAGATCACAGACAATCAACATTAGAACTGGTGGTTCGTCTGAACGGGTTCATCTTTTAAACAGAGCATGCAGCTTGGTTCCACATCGGTGA